In one window of Nitrospirota bacterium DNA:
- the lpdA gene encoding dihydrolipoyl dehydrogenase, producing MKTFDVSIIGGGPGGYVAAIKAAQLGMKTCLIEKDKTGGTCLHRGCIPTKSLLQSAHLYQLCKRSQEFGITTGSVGFDFLQIVRRKDAVVARLHNGVRMLLKKYGVEVIEAEGRLEGPGKVSLLKEGREAGEIQCNNVILATGSSAMRPSWIPFDNKYIVTSDEILRMEELPSSLIIAGGGDIGIEFAGFFNTLGTDVTVIEMKDSILPFEERDISTILKRTLVKRGIKILTETTVDNVTVIDGKVQAGINNKDGTKGVLTADRMLVALGRRPVTTNTGIEDTGIELHNGFVRINERYETSVQGVYAIGDIAGPPLLAHKASQEGIRAALCIAGEEVPPINLHLVPRVNYSSPQVASIGLTIKEAEEKGYETATAKFPFTANSKAIIAGDDEGGFVKIVADKKTAEILGVHMIGPEVSELIGGLSIAMSLEAMASDIEHVIFPHPTLSEVIKEAAHLVEGKAIHI from the coding sequence GTGAAGACCTTTGATGTATCCATAATTGGCGGCGGCCCCGGCGGCTACGTGGCTGCCATAAAGGCCGCACAGCTCGGCATGAAGACGTGCCTTATTGAAAAGGATAAGACAGGCGGCACCTGCCTGCACAGGGGATGCATCCCTACAAAGTCTCTCCTTCAATCAGCTCATCTTTATCAACTTTGTAAGCGGTCTCAGGAGTTTGGAATCACGACCGGCAGCGTAGGGTTTGACTTCCTGCAGATCGTCCGGCGAAAGGATGCTGTTGTCGCCAGGCTTCACAATGGCGTCAGGATGCTTTTAAAAAAGTATGGAGTAGAGGTGATAGAGGCAGAGGGGCGGCTTGAAGGGCCTGGAAAGGTTAGCCTTCTAAAGGAAGGCCGTGAGGCAGGAGAGATACAGTGCAATAATGTAATCCTTGCAACAGGTTCCTCTGCGATGAGACCCTCCTGGATACCCTTTGACAATAAATATATAGTTACCAGTGATGAAATCCTCCGGATGGAGGAGTTGCCGTCTTCTTTGATTATCGCCGGAGGGGGAGACATTGGCATTGAATTCGCCGGTTTCTTCAATACCCTCGGCACTGATGTAACTGTCATAGAGATGAAAGATTCCATCCTGCCGTTTGAAGAACGGGATATCAGTACAATACTTAAAAGGACACTGGTCAAGAGGGGGATCAAGATTCTTACTGAAACTACTGTTGATAATGTCACGGTCATTGACGGGAAGGTACAGGCAGGAATTAACAATAAAGACGGAACCAAAGGAGTCCTGACCGCTGACCGTATGCTGGTTGCCCTTGGCAGACGGCCTGTAACAACCAATACAGGCATTGAAGACACCGGCATAGAGCTTCATAACGGATTTGTCAGGATTAATGAAAGGTATGAGACATCAGTGCAGGGAGTTTATGCAATTGGAGACATTGCAGGCCCGCCGCTGCTGGCACATAAGGCATCGCAGGAAGGCATAAGGGCCGCGCTTTGTATTGCAGGAGAGGAAGTGCCACCCATCAATCTCCACTTGGTCCCGCGTGTAAATTATTCCTCCCCGCAGGTGGCAAGCATTGGCCTGACCATTAAGGAGGCAGAGGAAAAGGGATACGAAACAGCCACGGCAAAGTTCCCTTTCACTGCAAACAGCAAGGCCATAATAGCAGGTGATGATGAGGGAGGCTTTGTCAAGATAGTTGCAGACAAAAAAACTGCCGAAATACTCGGCGTTCACATGATCGGACCAGAGGTGTCGGAGCTTATAGGCGGTCTTTCCATCGCCATGTCACTCGAGGCAATGGCATCAGACATCGAGCATGTCATATTCCCTCATCCAACACTGTCAGAGGTTATAAAAGAAGCGGCACATCTGGTGGAAGGAAAGGCTATTCACATTTAG